One Xyrauchen texanus isolate HMW12.3.18 chromosome 2, RBS_HiC_50CHRs, whole genome shotgun sequence genomic window carries:
- the zgc:65811 gene encoding CD9 antigen isoform X1, with amino-acid sequence MDGCAQMCKWFLILFNSLFALVGFGLVLIGFWLRFGAQTQGLFDIDLNTADFTIGVTVLMVTGVLMLVTAVIGDCGVCNQSKTSLSVFAGLLSVLMMAEIAAGVMSFMWGGQKVADFYLTVYAQYVNSRSVGQAVALKLFHNAFDCCGVGGGIELFVRDTCPDGNFVQKLTFSSCPNVIISMFDSKAPLLLGGFLGTAAVMMVALVCCCVLSNRLKASLYSSPSVY; translated from the exons ATGGACGGCTGCGCGCAGATGTGTAAATGGTTTCTGATTCTGTTCAACAGTCTGTTTGCC TTGGTGGGGTTCGGGCTGGTCTTGATCGGCTTCTGGCTCCGGTTCGGCGCTCAAACTCAAGGATTGTTTGACATCGATTTAAACACAGCAGATTTCACGATCG GTGTGACAGTGTTGATGGTCACTGGTGTTCTGATGCTGGTCACCGCAGTTATCGGTGATTGTGGAGTGTGTAATCAGAGTAAAACTTCTCTTAGTGTG TTTGCTGGTCTACTGTCAGTTCTGATGATGGCTGAGATCGCTGCAGGTGTGATGAGCTTCATGTGGGGTGGacag AAGGTGGCAGATTTCTACCTCACAGTCTATGCACAGTATGTGAACAGCAGAAGTGTTGGTCAAGCCGTCGCCCTCAAACTTTTCCACAATgct TTTGACTGTTGTGGCGTTGGAGGAGGGATTGAGCTGTTTGTGCGAGACACCTGTCCTGACGGGAACTTCGTGCAGAAGTTAACTTTCTCT aGTTGTCCTAATGTGATCATCAGTATGTTCGATTCCAAAGCACCGCTGCTGTTGGGGGGGTTTCTGGGAACAGCTGCAGTCATG ATGGTGGCGCTGGTGTGCTGTTGTGTTCTCAGTAACAGACTGAAGGCTTCTCTCTACTCATCTCCATCCGTCTACTGA
- the LOC127653716 gene encoding epithelial membrane protein 2-like has product MLILLAAIFILHIACITLLLTATIHNAWWMTDTISTDIWARWILMGGQWNYTQIPAYYPQEYLQAVQASSILACIFCILSLFVFVAQLYTLPKGKRFSFTGAFQLLACLCIIIAASIYTDIFHKDERNGWYGASFILAWISVCLTFISCIIYFVLRKKTAA; this is encoded by the exons ATGTTGATTTTACTCGCTGCCATTTTCATCCTCCACATTGCCTGTATCACACTACTGCTCACCGCCACCATACATAAT gcgtGGTGGATGACAGACACAATTTCCACGGATATTTGGGCTCGTTGGATTCTGATGGGTGGACAGTGGAACTACACTCAAATTCCTGCATACTATCCTCAAg AGTACCTGCAGGCGGTTCAGGCCAGTTCAATACTCGCGTGCATCTTCTGTATTCTCAGCCTGTTTGTGTTCGTAGCACAGCTGTACACACTACCTAAAGGAAAACGCTTCTCGTTCACTGGAGCCTTCCAGCTGCTCgcat gcttgtgtATAATTATCGCAGCGTCCATCTACACCGACATCTTCCATAAAGACGAGCGTAACGGCTGGTATGGAGCGTCCTTCATTCTCGCCTGGATCTCCGTCTGTCTCACCTTCATTTCGTGTATCATCTACTTCGTTCTGCGCAAGAAAACCGCAgcgtga
- the zgc:65811 gene encoding CD9 antigen isoform X2, whose product MDGCAQMCKWFLILFNSLFALVGFGLVLIGFWLRFGAQTQGLFDIDLNTADFTIGVTVLMVTGVLMLVTAVIGDCGVCNQSKTSLSVFAGLLSVLMMAEIAAGVMSFMWGGQVADFYLTVYAQYVNSRSVGQAVALKLFHNAFDCCGVGGGIELFVRDTCPDGNFVQKLTFSSCPNVIISMFDSKAPLLLGGFLGTAAVMMVALVCCCVLSNRLKASLYSSPSVY is encoded by the exons ATGGACGGCTGCGCGCAGATGTGTAAATGGTTTCTGATTCTGTTCAACAGTCTGTTTGCC TTGGTGGGGTTCGGGCTGGTCTTGATCGGCTTCTGGCTCCGGTTCGGCGCTCAAACTCAAGGATTGTTTGACATCGATTTAAACACAGCAGATTTCACGATCG GTGTGACAGTGTTGATGGTCACTGGTGTTCTGATGCTGGTCACCGCAGTTATCGGTGATTGTGGAGTGTGTAATCAGAGTAAAACTTCTCTTAGTGTG TTTGCTGGTCTACTGTCAGTTCTGATGATGGCTGAGATCGCTGCAGGTGTGATGAGCTTCATGTGGGGTGGacag GTGGCAGATTTCTACCTCACAGTCTATGCACAGTATGTGAACAGCAGAAGTGTTGGTCAAGCCGTCGCCCTCAAACTTTTCCACAATgct TTTGACTGTTGTGGCGTTGGAGGAGGGATTGAGCTGTTTGTGCGAGACACCTGTCCTGACGGGAACTTCGTGCAGAAGTTAACTTTCTCT aGTTGTCCTAATGTGATCATCAGTATGTTCGATTCCAAAGCACCGCTGCTGTTGGGGGGGTTTCTGGGAACAGCTGCAGTCATG ATGGTGGCGCTGGTGTGCTGTTGTGTTCTCAGTAACAGACTGAAGGCTTCTCTCTACTCATCTCCATCCGTCTACTGA